The genomic region GAAAGAATATTACGAGTCCGAAGACGGCTTCCGCATCCAATCCTACGAAATCAACGCGTATTATCCGCCCGAGGTTTAACGCTCACGCCTCACGCCGACGAGCTCACGCGCGTACACTTCTCATGACGGAATTATACCGCCCTGTTTTTTATATGCCTTATACGTATAGGGGGAATTCGTGACAAATGTGGTCGTTTATTCTCCATCGTCGAAGGGGTCGGCGGGCATATCGTAGGGCAACACGTCCTCTTCGGTGGGGGCGGTCATGCCCGCGAAGAGCAAGACGGCTTGGTACACCGTGTCCTCGGCGAACACCCGCCACAGGTCGCGGATGGTCGGTAGGGGGTCGCCTTTGCCGACAACGCCCAACAAAATCGAGTCGTCCTCGTCCAAGGTGGCGACCACGGGCGGGAAATCCGTTTGCAGTTCGTTCGCCATTGCGACGGCTTCCTCGCGGAAACGGGCGCAGACGGGCGGAACATACATCTCCACGAAGAAGGTCTCGTCTTCGTGCAGGATGATATCCAGCTCCATCTCTTCCAGGATGCCGTAGTTGACCAAGCACAGAAAGGCGCGGTTGCCGTGGTCTTTCTCTTCGTCCCAGCCGATAGAAGAAAACGCCGAGGCCGTAGCCTCGGTCGAGCGGAGAAACGCGCGTACTTCTTTGTAATAGGCGGGTTTCACGGTTAGAATTTGAGGAAAGAGAACCATTCGGCGAGTTTATTGACGCCCACGCCCAGGTATTCGCCCTTGAACGCCAAGGCGTACACCAACATACCCGCAATGGCGAAGCCGAACAGTATGGTCACGATGAGACCGAACACGGTCAGGCCTTTCTTACCCACGGAATTGCCGGTGAATATCCACCACAACCCGCACAAAAGGAACAAAACCGCCGTCAGCCCGAAATAGCCGAGTTGCTGATACAGCCCCAACGTGCCGCCCTCGCCGAAGTGATTGATATACACGTTGACGAACAGCAGGTTGACTACGCCCAGCACGAACCACAATATCCACAAAAAATGCCACCACTTACGCATAAGTGCCTCCCACGTTTTTTGATACGTCTATTATAGGTCTATTTTGCCGCTTTGTCAACGCCTTGACGAAAAGAGCGGCGGTGGCGGCGCAAGTAAAAAAATGACAAAATGTCCCAAGGCGAATGCAAATAGTTGCTACGCTATGCGTTATTTGATATAATATAACGGTCAATTTTCGGTTTGAACCGTATTGATAATTCACGCGAACGCAGGAGAAAACATGAAACAACTGATGTTGACCAATCAAGCCATCGCTTTGGGCGCTTGGGAAGCGGGCGTCAAGGTGGTGTCTTCCTACCCCGGCACGCCAAGTACCGAGATTACCGAAAATACGGCCAAGTACAAGGAGATACACAGCGAATGGGCGCCCAACGAAAAGGTAGCCCTCGAGGTGGGTATCGGCGCCTCTTTGGCGGGTGCCCGCGCCATGGTTTGCATGAAACACGTGGGGCTCAACGTGGCGGCCGATCCTCTCTTTACGGCGGCCTACACGGGCGTGGGCGGCGGCCTCGTATTGGTAGTCGCGGACGACCCCGGTATGCACAGCTCCCAAAACGAGCAGGACAGCCGCTTCTACGCGCGTTCGGCGCACGTGCCTATGGTGGAGCCTTCGGACAGTGCCGAGGCCGTGGCCTTCGTCAAGTGGGCGTACGAATTGTCCGAGCAATACGACACCCCCGTCATTTTGCGTACCACCACGCGCATTGCGCACGCGCAGTCGGTCGTGGAGATAGGCGAGCGCGAGGAGTTGCCTTTGCGCGAGTACGTCAAGAACGCGAGTAAGTACGTGATGGTGCCCGGCCACGCCAAACAACGCCACCTGGTCGTCGAGGCCCGTGAGGAACGGCTCAAGGCCGATTGCCTTGCGTTCCCCCAAAACCGCGTGGAGATGCGCGATACCCAAGTGGGCGTCGTGTGTGCGGGCGCTATCTATCAGCACGTCCGCGAGGCTATGCCCACGGCGTCCGTCTTCAAGGTCGGCATGGTCTATCCTTTGCCCATCGCCGCCATCGGCGCGTTCGCCGCGAAGGTGGACAAGTTGCTGGTCGTGGAAGAGTTGGAGCCCTTTATCGAGAATCAACTCAAAGCGAACGGCATCCCCTGCGTGGGCAAAGAGTTGTTCGGCTTGCAGGGCGAGATCACCGTGGCTGCCATTCGGCAGAAAGTGTTGGGCGAGGACGCCCCCGTGGCGGCCAAAGTCCCCGCACGTCCCCCCCTTTTGTGCGCCGGTTGCCCCCATCGCGGCGTGTACTACGTCCTCAAAAAACTGCGTTGCGTGGTCAATAGCGATATCGGTTGCTATTCGTTGGGCGCGTTGGCGCCTTTGTCCGCCGTGGACAGCGTGGTGTGTATGGGCGCCTCCCTCGGTATGGCGCACGGTTTCAAGTATGCCCGTCCCGACGCCAAAAACGTGGCGGTCATCGGCGATAGCACTTTCGTGCACAGCGGCGTCACCGGGCTTATCAACGCGGTCTACAACCAAAGCGGCATCACGTTGATCATTCTGGACAACCGCACCACGGGCATGACCGGTCATCAGGACCACCCCGCCACGGGCAAGACCTGTATGGGCAATCCCGCGCCCGTTTTGGACCTCGAACGGCTGTGTTTGGCCTGCGGCGTCTCCAAAGTGGACGTGGTCGACCCCTACGATATGCCCGCGTTCGAGGCCGTCCTCAAAGATGCGTTGGCCGACCCCAAGGAGCGCGTCATCATCACCAGACGGGCGTGCATCATGAAAGAGCGTCCCCAAGGGCGCAAGCCGTTGTCCGTCAAGGATTGCCGCGGGTGCGGCAAGTGCTTGGGGTTGGGCTGTCCCGCCATCGTCAAGCGCGAGGGCAAGGCCGTCATCGACGGCACGCAATGTTTGGGCTGCAACCTCTGCAAAGAGGTATGCCCCTTCGGCTGTATAGGAGAATAGATATGAATATTTTAATCGTTGGCGTCGGCGGTCAAGGCACCCTGCTTGCCGCCAAAGTGTTGGGCGAATACGCCGCGCTCCAAGGCTACGAAGTCAAGCTGAGCGAGGTGCACGGTATGTCGCAGCGCGGCGGCAGCGTGGTCACGCACGTGCGCTTCGGCGCGGAGATTCATACCCCTGTTATATGGGAGGGCGGCGCAGACGTCGTTCTGGCCTTTGAGCCGCTGGAAGCCTTGCGCTACGCGCACTACCTCACCAAAGAGGGCAAAGTGCTGACCAACGGCACGCCCCTGCCCCCCATGTCCGTGGCCACGGGTTTGGCCGCCTATCCCGACGTTCCCGCCGAGTTGGCGGCGGCGGGCATCGCGACGACGTATATCCCCGCCACCGATTTGGCGCTTGCGGCGGGCAGCATCAAATGCGTTAATATGGTCATGATAGGCGCGCTCGCCAAGGCGTTGGGCTTGGATTACGACGTGATGCAGACGGCCGTCCGCAATACCGTCAAAAAAGCGTTGGATATGAATTTGGAAGCCGTCAGGCTCGGATATATACAGGAATAAGGATTATGAAACACATTGATATAGCAGACATTTTGGCAAAACGATACAACGGGCAAACGGTAGACGTTTGCGGCTGGGTGCGCAGCGGTCGCGACAGCAAGAATATGGCGTTTTTGAGCCTCAACGACGGCACGACTTTGGCGCATTTGCAGGTCGTGTTGGACAAAGCGCAATTCGCCGACGTCGCGCCCTTCTTGCGGTTGGGCATCGCCGTCAAGGTGACGGGCAAGGTTGTGGACGCCGTGGCCAACCAAGGCGGCGTGGAAGTCAACGCCGACGAGGTGGTCGTATTGGGCGAGTGCCCCTTGGACTATCCCTTGCAGAAGAAACGCCACACCTTGGAGTATCTGCGCACCATTCCCCAGCTTCGCTTGCGCACCAATACCTTCAACGCCGTGTTCCGCGTGCGTTCGGTGCTGGCGGGCGCGTTGCACGCCTTCTTCCAGGCGCGTCATTTCAGCTATATCCACACTCCGCTTATCACGGGTAGCGATTGCGAGGGCGCGGGCGAGGTCTTCCGTGTCACCACCCATCCCTTCTCCACCCCCTACCAAACGGAAGAGGAGTATTACGCCAACGATTTCTTCGGCAAGAAGGCGGGGCTTAGCGTGTCCGGCCAGTTGGAGGGCGAAGTCGCCGCCATGGCGATGGGCAAAATCTACACCTTCGGCCCTTCGTTCCGCGCCGAAAAGAGCAACACCCCGCGCCACTTGGCCGAGTTTTGGCACCTCGAGCCCGAGGTGGCTTTCGCCGAGTTGCCCGACGTCATCGAGTTGGCCGAAAGCATGATCAAATACGTCATTTCCGATTTGATGGCCAAGTGCCCCACCGAGCTCGCGTTCTTCGAGCAACACTTCGAGAAAGGGTTGCTGGACAAACTCAACAATATCGTCAACAACGAGTTTGCCATTCTGGACTACACGGACGCCATCGAGCTGTTGAACAAAGCGGCCCAAGAGGGCGTGCAATTCCAATATCCGCACGACTGGGGTTGCGATTTGCAGACCGAACACGAGCGCTATATCACCGAGGTCGTCTACAACAAGCCCGTGTTCGTTATCAACTATCCCAAGGCCATCAAATCCTTCTATATGAAGCAGAATCCCGACAGCAAGACCGTCGCCGCTACCGACCTCTTGGTGCCCGGCGTGGGCGAGATCATCGGCGGCAGCGAGCGTGAGGCCGACCTCGACAAACTCTTGGCCGCCATGCACGAGCGCGATATGAATTTGGACGCCTATCGTGACTACCTCGACCTGCGCAAGTTCGGCTCTTGCCCCCACGGCGGTTTCGGCTTGGGCTTCGACCGACTGGTGATGTACGTTACGGGTATGTCCAACATCCGCGACGTGCTTCTCTACCCCCGCACGGTCGGCAACCTCCGCTAAGCCAAAGCGCTTCCCCGACGCGAAATCGCCGTCGAAGCCTACGCACGCGGCCGCATTTTTCTGAGGCGATACTATCGAATGGCACGGAATACCCCTATACGGTATGGGCAATTCCGTGCCATTTTCGCTGCTTCGGTGCGTTTGCGGACGGGGTTTCGACGGGGGGACGGCCAAAATGTGAATTTCGGTTCGGTTTTTGCGCAAAAAGAGAGGGAAAACGCTTGATAAATTGCCTATTGACTTGGTATAATTATAGAAGAAAAATAGTGAGGTAGAATAATATGAAAAAAGATACTGCCGTTATCGGCGTTACGGATATGATGTGCGCGCATTGCGAAGCCTCGGTCGAAAAGGCGCTCGCCGCTTTGGGCGTCAAGGCCAAAGCCGACAAGGATAAAAAAGAGGTGGTCGTGACCTACGACGCGAAGAAAGTTTCGCTCGACGAGATGAAGGCCGCCATCGTCGAGGCAGGGTTCACCGTAGCATGAGGACGGAGAAACTTGGCATCGACGGAATGCACTGCACCAACTGTTCGCGGTCGGTGGAGCGTGCGTTTGCCCGCTTGGACGGCATAGACGTCAAAGTGTTGCTCGCCGAGAACGCGGGCGTTTTTACCTATGACGAAACGCAATGGAATCACGCGCGTATTGCCAAGGAATTGCGGTCCCTCGGTTTTTCTCTGCACCGCGACGCCAAGGTGGACTCCGAGTTGGTGCGCCTCGTCGTGGGCGCTGTTTTCACCCTGCCGTTGATGGTGTGTATGATTTTGATGATGGCCGAGGTGGACTATCCCCATTGGGTCAACTACGTGCAGTTCGGTTTGTGCACGGTGGTCATGGGGCTACTGGGCTTGCGCTACTATCGCGGCGCGGCGAGAGACCTGCGGCAGGGTGTTTTGGGTATGGACGTATTGGTTGCGCTGGGCACTACGGTCGCCTACGTCTATTCTACGGTGTTGCTGTTTGTTTACCACCGCCACATGCTCTATTTCGACACGGCCGCTATGCTCCTCACCATCATCTCGGTCGGCAAGTATATCGAGGGCAAGAGCAAGGTCAAAAGCGCCGCCGCTTTGCGCGAACTGATGGCCTTGCGCCCCAACGTCGCGTTGGTGCTGTCGGACGGGCAAACGCACGAGGTGGATACCGCCGAGGTGGCGGTCGGCGAGGTGGTCGTCGTCGCATCGGGCGCCAACGTGCCCTTGGACGGCCGCGTGCTGTCGGGCGTCGCCGACGTGGACGAATCCATGCTCACGGGCGAGTCTATGCCCGTCGCCAAAGAGGCGGGCGACGAGGTCTACGCGGGCACCGTACTCACGGCCGGCAATTTGACCGTTGAAGTCACCAAAGCGGACAAGGAGACCTATCTCGCGGGCATCATTGCCAGAGTCGATCAGATTCAGCAAGAGAAACCGCACGTTCAGCGCGTCGCCGACCGCGTGGCCACCGTCTTCGTACCCACGGTATTGGTGCTCTCCGCTTTGTGCTTCGTCGTGGGATTTTGGGGGTTGAAGTTAGCGCTTGACGCGGCTATCAACCGCGCGGTGGCCGTATTGGTCATCTCGTGTCCCTGTTCTTTGGGGTTGGCCGCCCCCTTGTCCATCGTGGTGGGCACCACGCGTGCCTCGCGCATGGGCATTCTCTACCAAAACAGCGAGATTTTCGAGAAGTTTCATCACGTGGATTGCGTTTGCTTCGACAAAACGGGCACTTTGTCCACGGGCGAATTTGCCGTCGTATCGGCGGAGTCTACCGCGGACGCGGACGACGTGGTCTATACGTTGGAGAGCGTTTCGCAACACCCCATCGCCAAGGCCATCACCGCCTATTTGGCGCAAAAAGGCGCCCACGTATTGGCCGATTGGCTGCCAACCGAGGAAGTGGGTCGCGGCGTGCGCTGCGGCGAATGGTTCGTAGACAAGTCGGGCGACACAGTGTTGCTGCACCGCGAGGGGCAGGTCGTTGCGCGGTACGTTTTGGCGGATTCGGTCAAAGATGACGCCGCCGCCACCGTCGCCAAGTTGCGGAATAGCGGCGTGGCCGTGTATATGCTGACGGGCGACAGCCGCTCGGTTGCCGAGCGGGTGGCCCGCGAGGTGGGCGTCGACGAGGATAAAGTCTTCTCCGAGGTCAAGCCCGAGGATAAGTGCGCCGTCCTGGCCTCGTTGCAAAGCGAGGGCAAAAAGGTCGCTTTCGTTGGCGATGGCATCAACGACAGCCCCGCTTTGTCCCAGGCCGACTTCGCCATTGCGATGGGCGGCGGCGCGGACGTAGCCAAAACTTTGGCCGACGTCACGGTGGTGGGCAAAGGCCTTATGCAGGTCTACCACGGACTTCGGCTCAGCCAAAAAGTCTATCGCAACGTCATCGAGAACTTCATCTGGGCGTTCAGTTACAACTTGGTGGCCATACCGTTGGCGTTCGCGGGCATATTGCCCCCCTTGGTTGCGGGGTTGTGTATGGCGTTCAGCAATATCACGGTGGTCCTCAACGCGTTGCGCCTAAGGCGCACCAAATTGGACTAAACGTCCGCCGTTTCGCTTGTCAATCCGCGCGGCGCGTGGTATAAAATTCGTATAGAGGGCGCGCTACGCGCCGCCCTCGTCAAAGCCGAACGTTCGAGCGAAAGGAGTGCGTATTTTATGATCAATCATTTTTGCAAAAAACCGCTGTGGGAAGTCAGCCGCGTCTTGACGGACGTGGCAATGGGCCGCCGCCCTGCCGATACGGTCGTCACGGACGCCGTGTTGGTCAACGTGTGCACCAAGGAGTTGCTGCCGCACGTGGACGTAGCCGTCGCCGAGGGGCGGATCGCCATGGTGGGAGATTGCCGTCATTGTATAGGCGAAGGCACCGTGGTCGTCGACGCCGAGGGGCGTTGGCTTTCGCCCGCTTTTATGGACGGTCATATCCATATCGAGTCGTCCATGCTGACGGCGGGCGAATACGCCAAAGCCGTCGTGCCGCACGGCACTTCCGCCGTCTTTATGGACCCGCACGAAATATGCAACGTGGCGGGGTTTGAGGGGGTACGTTGTATGCTTTTCGACGCCGCGCGCACGCCGCTCAAGTCTATTTTGTCCACGCCGTCGTGCGTGCCCGCCGTGCCCGGCTTCGAGGATACGGGCGCGTCCGTCGGCCCCGAAGACGTCCGCGAAAGTATGACGTGGGACGAATGCTCGGGGTTGGGCGAAATGATGAACTTCCCCGGCGTTATCTACGGAGATCCTCGCACGCATGCCATCGTCGGCGAGACATTGAAGGCGGACAAGATCGTCACGGGGCACTTCTCCATACCCGACACGGGCGCCGCTTTGAACGCCTACGTCGCCGCCGGCGTGCGCTGTTGCCACGAGTCGGCCCGATGGGAGGACGCCTTGGCCAAGATGCGTTTGGGTATGTACGCCATGTTCCGCGAAGGCTCCGCCTGGCACGACCTGCAAGAGGTTGCCAAAGCCGTCACCCAACACGAGGTGGATTCTCGCTTCGCCTGCCTTGTTTCGGACGACACCCACCCGCACACCCTGCTCGGCAAAGGGCACATGGATCACATCGTGCGCCGTGCCGTCGAGGAGGGTATTCCGCCCGTAGAGGCCATTCAAATGGCCACCATCAATGTGGCCACCTGCTTCCAGCTCGACCACGAGATGGGCTCCATCGCCCCCGGCAAATGCGCGGATATGGTGCTTCTGTCCGACCTCGCCACTTGCAAAGTGGCGAAAGTGTGGATAGACGGCGATTTGGTGGCCGAGGACGGCCGCCTTACCGCACCCATCGGCGACTATACCTATCCCGATAATATCACCCATTCCGTACACCTTTCGCCCGTTTCGCCCGCCGAATTCCGCATTCCGCACGCGGGCCCCGTGGCCAAGGTGCGCGTTATCGAGGCCATTCCCGCCAAGACGAGCACCATCGAGCGCTTCGACACTCTGCCCGTGGTGGACGGCGGCATTGCGGCCGCCCCCGACAAGGATATTCTCAAAGCCTTCGTGTTCGAGCGGCATCACGGCACGGGCACCCGCGGCTTCGGCTTCCTCAAAGGTTTCGGCATTCGCCACGGCGCTTTGGCGCAGACGGTGGCGCACGACGCGCACAATCTCTTGGTGGTGGGCGACAACGACGAGGATATGGCGCTTGCGGTAAGCCGACTCATTGATATGAACGGCGGCTTGGTGGCCGTGGCCGACGGCAAAGTGCTGGCGGCGGTGGCTCTGCCCATCGCGGGGCTAATGAGCGACAAGCCGTTGGCCGAGACCAACGAGGCCGTCAAGGCGCTCGAGGACGCTTGGCGCACGATGGGTTGCACCTTGCCTTCTCCCTTTATGACGATGTCCATCATTCCCTTGGCCTGCCTTCCCGAGGTGCGCCTCACCAATCGCGGCATGGTGGATTGCCGCACCTTCACCTTCGTCGATCCCATCGTCGAATAACGGCGCGAAACGCACCGAAAAATAAAACGGGAAGGGCAACGCCCTTCCCGTTTTGCTATACGCTGATTCGCGTACGGATTATCAATCCACGCTGAACAAAATATCGCCGTAGGTGGGGAAACGCCAATATTTGGCGGGCGTCAACCGCTCGAGGTCGTCGGCCACGTCGCGCACTTTGCGCATGGCGGGAATGACGCGATGCGCGTACACGTCGGCGGCCGCAGCGCCTTGGTGGGCGGTGGCCTCGCTCACCGCCTCGGACAGCGCGTTGAGCAATTCTTCTTCGGCGTGATAGAGCGCATATACGCGTTTGAGCGTATCGTCGTGGGGTGACAGGCCGAGTTTGTCGAGATTGAGAATGGTGCGCGACAGTTGCTCCACGTAGTCCAGCACGGCGGGCAATACGTCGCGGCGTACCATGTCGATCAAGGTGACCGCCTCTATGTGCAAGGTTTTATTGTAGTTGTCCAAGAGGATTTCTTTGCTGGCTTCCAATTCTTCTCGGCTGTACACGCCGTGTTTGACGTACAATTCCACGTTCTTTTCGTCGGTCAGGTGGGACAACGCGTCGGGCGTGTTTTCCAACCGCATCAAGCCGCGACGGTCGGCCTCCGCGTACCATTCGGCGCTGTAATTGTTGCCGTTGTAGATGATGCGCCCGTGCGTGCGCAAGGTCTCGCGGATGATCTCTTTGGTCTTTTCTACGGGATCGGCGGCGCCTTCCAACCGATCGGCGAAGTCGCGCATCGCCTCGGCCACGATGGTATTGAGCACGGTATTGGCGTCCGCAATGGAGCACGCCGCGCCCGGCATACGGAACTCGAATTTGTTGCCCGTAAAGGCGAACGGCGAGGTGCGGTTGCGGTCGGCGGTGTCCATCGCGAAGCGGGGCAACACCTTGACGCCGATTTCCACGTCGCAACGCGCGCGCTTGCTGTACGAGCGGTTTTCCTCAATGGCGGACAATACGCCCGTCAACTCGTCGCCCAAATACATACTCACCACGGTGGGGGGTGCTTCGGACGCGGACAAACGGTGGTCGTTGCCCGCCGAGGCCGCCGCTATGCGCAGTAGGTCCTGATTGCTGTCCACGGCTTTGACGACGGCGGTGACGGCGAGCAAAAATTGCAAATTGTCCTCGGGGCAGTTGCCGGGGTCGAAGAGATTGCAGCCCGTGTCCGTCATCAAGGACCAATTGTTGTGCTTGCCGCTGCCGTTGACGCCCTCGAAGGGTTTTTCGTGCAACAGACACGCCAACCCGTGGCGTCCCGCCACCTTGCGCATCATCTCCATCGTCAGCTGGTTGTGGTCGGTGGCG from Clostridia bacterium harbors:
- a CDS encoding indolepyruvate oxidoreductase subunit beta — encoded protein: MPLRLYRRIDMNILIVGVGGQGTLLAAKVLGEYAALQGYEVKLSEVHGMSQRGGSVVTHVRFGAEIHTPVIWEGGADVVLAFEPLEALRYAHYLTKEGKVLTNGTPLPPMSVATGLAAYPDVPAELAAAGIATTYIPATDLALAAGSIKCVNMVMIGALAKALGLDYDVMQTAVRNTVKKALDMNLEAVRLGYIQE
- the asnS gene encoding asparagine--tRNA ligase, producing the protein MKHIDIADILAKRYNGQTVDVCGWVRSGRDSKNMAFLSLNDGTTLAHLQVVLDKAQFADVAPFLRLGIAVKVTGKVVDAVANQGGVEVNADEVVVLGECPLDYPLQKKRHTLEYLRTIPQLRLRTNTFNAVFRVRSVLAGALHAFFQARHFSYIHTPLITGSDCEGAGEVFRVTTHPFSTPYQTEEEYYANDFFGKKAGLSVSGQLEGEVAAMAMGKIYTFGPSFRAEKSNTPRHLAEFWHLEPEVAFAELPDVIELAESMIKYVISDLMAKCPTELAFFEQHFEKGLLDKLNNIVNNEFAILDYTDAIELLNKAAQEGVQFQYPHDWGCDLQTEHERYITEVVYNKPVFVINYPKAIKSFYMKQNPDSKTVAATDLLVPGVGEIIGGSEREADLDKLLAAMHERDMNLDAYRDYLDLRKFGSCPHGGFGLGFDRLVMYVTGMSNIRDVLLYPRTVGNLR
- the iorA gene encoding indolepyruvate ferredoxin oxidoreductase subunit alpha codes for the protein MKQLMLTNQAIALGAWEAGVKVVSSYPGTPSTEITENTAKYKEIHSEWAPNEKVALEVGIGASLAGARAMVCMKHVGLNVAADPLFTAAYTGVGGGLVLVVADDPGMHSSQNEQDSRFYARSAHVPMVEPSDSAEAVAFVKWAYELSEQYDTPVILRTTTRIAHAQSVVEIGEREELPLREYVKNASKYVMVPGHAKQRHLVVEAREERLKADCLAFPQNRVEMRDTQVGVVCAGAIYQHVREAMPTASVFKVGMVYPLPIAAIGAFAAKVDKLLVVEELEPFIENQLKANGIPCVGKELFGLQGEITVAAIRQKVLGEDAPVAAKVPARPPLLCAGCPHRGVYYVLKKLRCVVNSDIGCYSLGALAPLSAVDSVVCMGASLGMAHGFKYARPDAKNVAVIGDSTFVHSGVTGLINAVYNQSGITLIILDNRTTGMTGHQDHPATGKTCMGNPAPVLDLERLCLACGVSKVDVVDPYDMPAFEAVLKDALADPKERVIITRRACIMKERPQGRKPLSVKDCRGCGKCLGLGCPAIVKREGKAVIDGTQCLGCNLCKEVCPFGCIGE
- a CDS encoding glutamine synthetase III encodes the protein MITTKLFGSKVFNDEAMRARLDETVYRRMHECKAMHKPLPLEVANAVAEAMKNWAVEQGATHYTHWFQPMTGITAEKHEAFLDLDPDAESGAIFAFSGKALIKGESDASSFPSGGLRATFEARGYTAWDPTSYAFIKDNTLCIPTAFCSFNGQALDKKTPLLRSMQALNKQGVRLLHLLGNTAVKQVYSTVGAEQEYFLIDEKMYRARPDLVYTGRTLLGSRAPKGQDLDDHYYGAIKPRVAAFMAELDKELWALGVRAKTEHNEVAPAQHELAPIFDTANIATDHNQLTMEMMRKVAGRHGLACLLHEKPFEGVNGSGKHNNWSLMTDTGCNLFDPGNCPEDNLQFLLAVTAVVKAVDSNQDLLRIAAASAGNDHRLSASEAPPTVVSMYLGDELTGVLSAIEENRSYSKRARCDVEIGVKVLPRFAMDTADRNRTSPFAFTGNKFEFRMPGAACSIADANTVLNTIVAEAMRDFADRLEGAADPVEKTKEIIRETLRTHGRIIYNGNNYSAEWYAEADRRGLMRLENTPDALSHLTDEKNVELYVKHGVYSREELEASKEILLDNYNKTLHIEAVTLIDMVRRDVLPAVLDYVEQLSRTILNLDKLGLSPHDDTLKRVYALYHAEEELLNALSEAVSEATAHQGAAAADVYAHRVIPAMRKVRDVADDLERLTPAKYWRFPTYGDILFSVD
- the ade gene encoding adenine deaminase — protein: MINHFCKKPLWEVSRVLTDVAMGRRPADTVVTDAVLVNVCTKELLPHVDVAVAEGRIAMVGDCRHCIGEGTVVVDAEGRWLSPAFMDGHIHIESSMLTAGEYAKAVVPHGTSAVFMDPHEICNVAGFEGVRCMLFDAARTPLKSILSTPSCVPAVPGFEDTGASVGPEDVRESMTWDECSGLGEMMNFPGVIYGDPRTHAIVGETLKADKIVTGHFSIPDTGAALNAYVAAGVRCCHESARWEDALAKMRLGMYAMFREGSAWHDLQEVAKAVTQHEVDSRFACLVSDDTHPHTLLGKGHMDHIVRRAVEEGIPPVEAIQMATINVATCFQLDHEMGSIAPGKCADMVLLSDLATCKVAKVWIDGDLVAEDGRLTAPIGDYTYPDNITHSVHLSPVSPAEFRIPHAGPVAKVRVIEAIPAKTSTIERFDTLPVVDGGIAAAPDKDILKAFVFERHHGTGTRGFGFLKGFGIRHGALAQTVAHDAHNLLVVGDNDEDMALAVSRLIDMNGGLVAVADGKVLAAVALPIAGLMSDKPLAETNEAVKALEDAWRTMGCTLPSPFMTMSIIPLACLPEVRLTNRGMVDCRTFTFVDPIVE
- the cadA gene encoding cadmium-translocating P-type ATPase, whose product is MRTEKLGIDGMHCTNCSRSVERAFARLDGIDVKVLLAENAGVFTYDETQWNHARIAKELRSLGFSLHRDAKVDSELVRLVVGAVFTLPLMVCMILMMAEVDYPHWVNYVQFGLCTVVMGLLGLRYYRGAARDLRQGVLGMDVLVALGTTVAYVYSTVLLFVYHRHMLYFDTAAMLLTIISVGKYIEGKSKVKSAAALRELMALRPNVALVLSDGQTHEVDTAEVAVGEVVVVASGANVPLDGRVLSGVADVDESMLTGESMPVAKEAGDEVYAGTVLTAGNLTVEVTKADKETYLAGIIARVDQIQQEKPHVQRVADRVATVFVPTVLVLSALCFVVGFWGLKLALDAAINRAVAVLVISCPCSLGLAAPLSIVVGTTRASRMGILYQNSEIFEKFHHVDCVCFDKTGTLSTGEFAVVSAESTADADDVVYTLESVSQHPIAKAITAYLAQKGAHVLADWLPTEEVGRGVRCGEWFVDKSGDTVLLHREGQVVARYVLADSVKDDAAATVAKLRNSGVAVYMLTGDSRSVAERVAREVGVDEDKVFSEVKPEDKCAVLASLQSEGKKVAFVGDGINDSPALSQADFAIAMGGGADVAKTLADVTVVGKGLMQVYHGLRLSQKVYRNVIENFIWAFSYNLVAIPLAFAGILPPLVAGLCMAFSNITVVLNALRLRRTKLD
- a CDS encoding heavy-metal-associated domain-containing protein, whose amino-acid sequence is MKKDTAVIGVTDMMCAHCEASVEKALAALGVKAKADKDKKEVVVTYDAKKVSLDEMKAAIVEAGFTVA